In Halobacteriovorax marinus SJ, the following proteins share a genomic window:
- a CDS encoding L,D-transpeptidase family protein: MRKITLSLTLLLSFLFTSAVMAKVVRVEVRKSNRVMELIDHKGEVIRTYDVMLGQSPIGPKVQRGDNKTPEGKYKINWRNPKSSYFLSLHISYPNKEDRQNSRDLGVDPGDNIFIHGLPNKIQRLSSFERRIAESILLSTDWTNGCIAVSNKDMQEIWDLVPNGADIEILP, translated from the coding sequence ATGAGAAAAATAACACTATCCCTTACCCTACTCCTAAGCTTCCTCTTCACTAGTGCAGTGATGGCCAAAGTTGTGAGAGTTGAAGTTAGAAAATCAAATCGTGTGATGGAGCTTATCGACCATAAAGGCGAAGTTATTCGCACTTATGACGTTATGTTAGGTCAATCACCCATTGGGCCAAAGGTGCAAAGAGGAGATAATAAAACGCCAGAGGGAAAGTATAAAATCAATTGGAGAAATCCTAAGAGCTCATACTTTCTAAGCCTCCACATTTCTTACCCTAATAAAGAGGATCGTCAAAACTCAAGAGATTTGGGTGTTGATCCAGGAGATAATATATTTATCCATGGACTTCCAAATAAAATACAAAGGCTATCAAGCTTTGAGAGAAGAATTGCAGAATCCATTCTACTATCGACTGATTGGACTAATGGTTGTATAGCTGTCTCTAATAAAGATATGCAAGAAATATGGGACCTTGTTCCCAACGGTGCTGATATAGAAATACTTCCATGA